Proteins from a genomic interval of Rubinisphaera italica:
- the ctaD gene encoding cytochrome c oxidase subunit I, with amino-acid sequence MATDVMPAHSETSRPEDNYLTASKGIMSWLVTLDHKRIGVMYLIGTMTAMFLGGFLALLLRAEHISGTPTFFTHDQYNQLFTLHGAIMVFLFIIPSIPAALGNFILPVMLGAKDVAFPRMNLCSFYLWVIGAIFFICALLTTGLDTGWTFYTPYSTNTSQTNVVLATFGAFILGFSSIFTGLNFIVTIHTMRPPGMTWFRMPLFLWSLYATAIIQVLATPVLGITLLLLAAERMFGLGIFDPKLGGDPVLYQHFFWFYSHPAVYIMILPAMGIISELISTFSRKPIFGYRFIAFSSMAIALLGFLVWGHHMFTSGQSEMVTIIFSVLTFSVSIPSAIKVFNWLATMYKGSIVLATPMCYALSFLFLFTIGGLTGLFLGALATDIHLHDTYFVVAHFHYVMMGGTLVAFIGGLFYWWPKMTGRMYNEFWGQISSLIVFVAFNLTFFPQFVMGSRGMPRRYYNYLPEFQVYHVLSTIGAFLLGFGLLLAAIVLIVSLFKGKKAPANPWGAATLEWQCGSPPPLANFEKTPTVGNPYDMNSVVWDPDTESFIRRGDVPPVTD; translated from the coding sequence ATGGCTACTGACGTTATGCCCGCTCATTCCGAAACCAGTCGTCCAGAAGACAATTACCTGACCGCAAGTAAAGGGATTATGTCTTGGCTCGTTACGCTCGATCACAAGCGGATCGGCGTGATGTATTTGATCGGTACAATGACCGCAATGTTTCTGGGAGGTTTCCTGGCACTGCTGTTACGGGCAGAGCACATTTCCGGTACACCAACCTTTTTCACTCACGATCAATACAATCAGCTGTTCACACTGCACGGCGCGATCATGGTGTTTCTGTTCATCATCCCAAGTATCCCTGCTGCATTAGGGAACTTCATTCTTCCGGTTATGCTCGGTGCGAAAGATGTTGCCTTCCCTAGGATGAACCTTTGCAGTTTTTATCTGTGGGTCATCGGGGCCATCTTCTTTATCTGCGCACTGTTAACGACGGGCCTGGACACTGGTTGGACGTTCTACACTCCCTATTCAACAAATACATCCCAGACGAATGTCGTTCTGGCTACATTCGGAGCATTCATTCTTGGATTCAGTTCGATCTTCACAGGTTTGAATTTCATTGTCACTATTCACACAATGCGACCACCGGGAATGACCTGGTTCCGAATGCCGTTGTTCCTGTGGTCACTGTATGCAACCGCCATCATTCAAGTGCTGGCAACTCCCGTGCTCGGTATTACTTTGCTACTGCTGGCAGCCGAGCGGATGTTTGGTTTGGGGATTTTCGATCCGAAACTGGGTGGCGACCCGGTGCTTTATCAGCACTTTTTCTGGTTCTATTCTCACCCGGCTGTTTACATCATGATTCTGCCTGCGATGGGGATCATCAGCGAACTGATTTCAACATTCAGTCGCAAGCCAATTTTTGGATATCGGTTCATCGCTTTCAGTAGTATGGCGATCGCTCTGCTTGGTTTCCTCGTCTGGGGACACCATATGTTTACGAGTGGGCAATCGGAGATGGTGACGATCATCTTCTCCGTGTTGACGTTCAGCGTTTCGATTCCTTCTGCGATTAAAGTGTTCAACTGGCTGGCCACGATGTACAAGGGTTCGATCGTTCTGGCGACTCCCATGTGCTATGCACTCTCCTTCCTGTTTCTGTTTACAATTGGTGGATTAACAGGTCTGTTCCTGGGAGCCTTGGCAACCGACATCCACTTGCACGATACTTATTTCGTGGTGGCTCACTTCCACTATGTGATGATGGGTGGAACATTAGTAGCATTCATCGGTGGATTGTTCTACTGGTGGCCGAAAATGACGGGTCGCATGTACAACGAATTTTGGGGCCAGATTTCCAGTCTGATCGTTTTCGTTGCCTTCAACCTAACGTTCTTCCCGCAATTCGTGATGGGTTCTCGCGGGATGCCTCGACGCTATTATAACTACCTCCCTGAGTTTCAAGTTTATCACGTGCTCTCCACAATCGGAGCCTTCCTGCTCGGATTTGGATTATTGCTGGCAGCAATTGTTTTGATCGTCTCTCTGTTCAAAGGGAAGAAAGCTCCAGCTAACCCATGGGGAGCAGCGACTCTCGAATGGCAGTGCGGTTCTCCACCACCTCTGGCGAACTTTGAAAAAACTCCGACGGTAGGAAACCCTTATGATATGAATTCCGTTGTCTGGGATCCGGACACCGAAAGTTTCATTCGTCGAGGCGATGTTCCTCCCGTGACAGATTAA
- the coxB gene encoding cytochrome c oxidase subunit II, translating to MTQFWNSINPFPGQHSTFASNVDAIFYFTFWLSAFFFVAIVGFMIYFVVKYRRIEGQEPETSPSHNTTIEVAWSVIPGFLVLGIFWWGFTGYVDMRSPPSEAYEVNVIASMWQWQFKYPTGAIAKELHIPVKTPVKLIMQSKDVLHSLYIPSFRTKQDVVPGRYSGMWFEATDVGVYNLFCAEYCGQKHSDMITKVVVHPVTAEDATDEVKETFDAWMEVAADPLKGPGGVVIPLEEAGKNIVEIFQCAQCHSIDGSKKVGPSFKGNFGKEVEIAGQGKVLMDENYIRESILEPTAKIRLGYEPKMPSFKGQMKDEWIDAVIAYIKSIQ from the coding sequence ATGACTCAGTTTTGGAACTCAATCAATCCCTTTCCAGGACAACACTCGACATTCGCTTCGAATGTCGATGCGATCTTCTATTTCACTTTCTGGTTGTCTGCATTCTTTTTTGTAGCGATTGTTGGCTTCATGATTTACTTCGTGGTCAAATATCGCCGGATTGAAGGGCAGGAGCCTGAGACCAGCCCATCACACAATACGACAATTGAAGTGGCCTGGTCGGTCATCCCCGGATTTCTGGTTCTGGGGATTTTCTGGTGGGGGTTCACCGGCTATGTCGATATGCGTAGTCCACCCTCAGAGGCTTATGAAGTCAATGTCATCGCTTCGATGTGGCAATGGCAGTTCAAATATCCGACAGGGGCAATTGCCAAAGAACTTCATATTCCGGTCAAAACTCCGGTCAAACTCATCATGCAGTCCAAAGATGTGTTGCATAGTTTGTACATTCCCTCTTTTCGGACCAAACAGGATGTTGTTCCCGGACGATATTCGGGCATGTGGTTTGAGGCGACAGATGTCGGCGTCTACAACTTGTTCTGTGCCGAATATTGTGGGCAGAAACACTCAGATATGATCACAAAAGTCGTAGTTCATCCAGTGACTGCAGAAGATGCAACGGACGAAGTTAAAGAGACGTTTGACGCTTGGATGGAAGTCGCTGCAGACCCACTTAAAGGTCCCGGTGGAGTGGTCATTCCGTTGGAAGAGGCTGGTAAAAATATTGTCGAAATCTTCCAGTGTGCTCAATGTCACTCGATTGATGGTTCCAAGAAAGTTGGGCCTTCGTTTAAAGGAAACTTTGGCAAAGAAGTCGAAATTGCTGGGCAGGGTAAAGTGTTGATGGACGAAAACTACATTCGTGAATCGATCCTGGAGCCGACTGCAAAAATTCGTCTTGGTTATGAACCAAAAATGCCAAGCTTCAAAGGCCAGATGAAAGACGAATGGATCGACGCTGTCATCGCCTATATCAAGTCCATTCAGTAA
- a CDS encoding SCO family protein, whose protein sequence is MNVTSCFLYSCLMGVVLAATQSSCTAADPRDAFMPAALTEIKLVEHLNETLPLELQFTDDSGRAIRLQDCFSDDVPVILSLNYSNCPMLCVLQLNGLVESLREIDLVAGKDFHIISVSLDPQETAEQARATKQKYLESYGKAAEAEGWYFLTGPENSISQLAEAVGIEYVYLPEKRQYSHPAVFCIATPDGRLSRYHYGVEFPPQTVRLSLVEASEGKIGTTFDHFLLICFHYDATEGRYAPTARNIMKIGGAMAILVLGLIFWTCHRFRRKLENVDPDHIPGHGQTSIIPGT, encoded by the coding sequence ATGAATGTTACCTCCTGCTTTTTGTATTCGTGTTTGATGGGCGTGGTTTTAGCTGCGACTCAGTCATCCTGCACGGCTGCAGATCCCCGGGATGCATTCATGCCAGCGGCTTTGACAGAGATCAAACTCGTCGAACACCTCAACGAAACGCTTCCTCTAGAATTGCAATTTACTGACGACTCCGGCCGGGCGATCCGACTGCAGGATTGTTTCTCCGATGATGTTCCTGTCATTCTCTCACTGAATTATTCGAATTGTCCCATGCTCTGCGTTTTGCAGTTGAATGGATTGGTTGAATCTTTGCGAGAGATCGATCTGGTTGCCGGCAAGGACTTTCACATCATATCGGTCAGTTTGGATCCCCAGGAAACTGCAGAACAGGCGCGAGCAACGAAGCAAAAATATCTGGAGTCATACGGCAAAGCAGCCGAGGCGGAGGGCTGGTATTTTCTGACGGGGCCTGAAAACTCCATCAGTCAATTGGCAGAAGCGGTCGGTATTGAATACGTATATCTTCCCGAAAAACGCCAATATTCGCATCCTGCTGTATTCTGCATTGCCACTCCGGATGGTCGACTTTCACGCTATCACTACGGAGTGGAATTTCCACCTCAAACTGTGCGACTCTCTCTGGTTGAAGCCAGTGAGGGGAAAATTGGAACAACATTCGATCATTTTCTACTGATCTGTTTTCATTATGATGCCACTGAAGGACGTTACGCTCCGACAGCTCGCAACATCATGAAAATTGGTGGTGCGATGGCGATTCTGGTTCTGGGACTAATTTTCTGGACCTGTCATCGATTTCGCCGTAAGTTGGAAAATGTCGATCCCGATCACATTCCCGGTCATGGTCAAACTTCGATCATTCCGGGGACATAA
- a CDS encoding quinol:cytochrome C oxidoreductase — translation MAHHGQTIPVENPGTLEQNVGQLGLFAMYAGAIGLLIAGLIAVTSNNWERFQFSYLHNLCFALSIALGALFFILIQHLTRAGWSTVVRRLAEMMTNGIVPLAVLFVPIVFLLLNGSDVLFLWNNKELAATDPLLIHKQIYLNPMWFTIRAIVYFAFWILCSRYYLMTSAKQDETGDPQLSLRMERYSAVSLILFALSITFASVDWIMSLDPRWFSTIIGVYYFANANVAFYATLAIVVHFANSKGMLNETVNAEHRHDIGKLLFGFNCFWAYIAFSQYLLYWYANIPEETVWYMRRQENGWEMVSLILIIGHFAIPFLGLMSRTVKRNPSQLFCWAVYLLVMCWIDLYWLIIPEVSPGSPAPGLIDLGCLVGIGGFFVFGTVKLSEQFTVLAVKDPRLQESLAFHNI, via the coding sequence ATGGCACACCACGGACAAACCATTCCTGTTGAAAATCCGGGAACTCTCGAACAGAACGTCGGGCAACTCGGCCTTTTCGCAATGTATGCCGGCGCGATCGGCTTGCTGATTGCCGGGCTGATTGCGGTCACGTCCAACAACTGGGAACGTTTTCAATTCAGCTATCTACATAACTTATGCTTCGCACTGAGTATCGCACTCGGGGCATTGTTCTTCATCCTGATTCAGCACCTGACTCGGGCGGGATGGAGTACTGTCGTGCGTCGACTGGCTGAGATGATGACCAATGGAATTGTTCCCCTGGCGGTGCTGTTTGTGCCAATCGTTTTCTTACTGCTCAATGGCAGCGACGTGTTGTTTTTATGGAATAACAAAGAGCTCGCTGCGACTGACCCGCTTCTGATTCATAAGCAAATCTATCTCAACCCGATGTGGTTTACTATTCGGGCCATCGTTTATTTTGCGTTCTGGATTCTTTGCTCCCGTTATTATCTGATGACCTCGGCCAAACAGGATGAAACTGGCGATCCTCAATTGAGTTTGAGAATGGAACGCTACAGTGCAGTCTCCTTGATTCTGTTCGCACTCTCCATCACTTTTGCATCGGTCGACTGGATCATGTCACTCGATCCACGCTGGTTCAGCACGATTATCGGTGTCTACTATTTTGCGAATGCCAACGTGGCCTTCTATGCAACACTGGCAATTGTCGTTCATTTTGCAAACAGTAAGGGCATGTTGAACGAAACCGTGAATGCCGAACATCGACACGATATCGGCAAATTATTGTTCGGTTTCAACTGTTTCTGGGCCTACATTGCCTTTTCACAATATTTGCTCTACTGGTATGCCAACATTCCTGAAGAGACAGTTTGGTATATGCGACGTCAGGAAAACGGTTGGGAAATGGTCTCTTTGATTCTCATCATTGGGCATTTTGCGATCCCATTTCTGGGATTGATGTCTCGAACGGTGAAGCGAAATCCTTCTCAGTTGTTCTGCTGGGCAGTTTATCTGCTGGTAATGTGCTGGATTGATCTTTACTGGCTTATCATTCCTGAAGTTTCTCCTGGTTCCCCAGCTCCTGGACTGATTGATTTGGGATGCCTGGTTGGCATTGGTGGTTTCTTTGTCTTTGGTACCGTCAAACTCTCTGAGCAATTTACGGTACTGGCTGTCAAAGATCCTCGTCTGCAGGAATCACTGGCTTTCCATAACATTTGA
- a CDS encoding quinol:electron acceptor oxidoreductase subunit ActD: protein MTTAVEEHPKVVAPAPEPSLAGYVAQFADVPSLLNAAEKTRDAGFKSFDCYVPFPVHGIDEAMGIKPSRLPFIVLGCAFAGATTAMALQYLTNAFDYQYIISGKPMFSIPADMPVTFELSVLFSAFGALLGMLALNNLPKFYNRIFFVDPFQKVTTDGFFLGIECEDPKFHKEDTAQFLKALNPVRVDECIDPNASTALPKLLAPLAIFLLIVGLIPLVLLARIRAMPKDVPRVEILTDMDFQPKLKSQRTSKMFTDGRGMRPIIAGTLARGDFYEDIPLSEGLEADASAEIDHSLLLPNAKNPDGTTVKLGDFAWVTEIPLDVNEELMARGEARYNIYCSVCHGKTGKGDGLVSQRAMALQKGTPGIGTWIKPITLYDQPIRDQAVGQIFNTITHGVRKMPGYASQIPVEDRWAIVLYVRALQKAGSATLDQLPEEEQKRLQADVQ from the coding sequence ATGACAACGGCCGTTGAAGAACATCCTAAAGTAGTGGCACCTGCGCCAGAGCCCTCTCTGGCGGGTTATGTCGCTCAATTTGCCGACGTACCGTCGTTGCTGAATGCTGCTGAAAAAACACGCGACGCGGGGTTCAAATCTTTTGATTGTTATGTCCCGTTTCCAGTGCACGGTATCGACGAGGCGATGGGCATCAAGCCTTCTCGCCTGCCGTTCATCGTGCTGGGCTGTGCCTTCGCCGGGGCGACCACCGCGATGGCTTTGCAGTATTTAACCAACGCATTCGACTACCAGTACATCATCAGCGGCAAGCCAATGTTCAGCATTCCGGCTGATATGCCGGTGACATTTGAACTTTCGGTTCTGTTTTCTGCCTTTGGTGCTTTGCTCGGCATGTTGGCATTGAACAACCTGCCTAAGTTTTACAACAGAATTTTCTTTGTCGATCCTTTCCAGAAAGTAACGACCGATGGCTTCTTTCTTGGTATCGAATGTGAAGATCCCAAGTTTCACAAAGAGGATACGGCTCAGTTTTTAAAGGCTCTCAATCCAGTCAGAGTCGACGAATGTATCGATCCCAATGCAAGCACTGCCTTACCGAAGCTTCTGGCTCCTCTGGCAATTTTTCTGCTGATCGTTGGTTTAATTCCTCTCGTGTTGCTGGCACGCATAAGAGCGATGCCCAAAGATGTTCCTCGCGTGGAAATCCTGACCGACATGGATTTTCAACCGAAGTTAAAATCACAACGCACCTCAAAGATGTTTACAGATGGTCGCGGGATGCGGCCCATTATTGCTGGCACTCTGGCCCGGGGCGACTTTTACGAAGATATTCCACTGAGCGAAGGTCTCGAAGCAGACGCGTCAGCTGAGATTGATCATTCCCTGTTGCTTCCTAATGCAAAAAATCCAGACGGCACAACTGTCAAACTGGGCGACTTTGCCTGGGTGACTGAAATTCCACTCGATGTTAATGAAGAACTGATGGCTCGCGGAGAAGCCCGCTACAACATTTACTGTTCTGTCTGCCACGGCAAAACCGGTAAAGGAGATGGCCTGGTCTCTCAACGGGCAATGGCTCTGCAGAAGGGGACTCCCGGAATTGGAACTTGGATCAAGCCTATCACACTTTACGATCAACCAATTCGCGACCAAGCCGTCGGGCAGATTTTCAACACCATTACTCATGGTGTTCGCAAGATGCCCGGTTACGCATCTCAAATTCCCGTAGAAGATCGCTGGGCTATTGTTTTGTATGTGCGGGCACTACAAAAAGCAGGTTCCGCAACACTCGATCAACTACCTGAAGAAGAACAGAAACGGCTTCAGGCAGACGTTCAATAA
- the nrfD gene encoding NrfD/PsrC family molybdoenzyme membrane anchor subunit has protein sequence MASISIDPCDNTLETPGQRAALVTGSNTYQSVTDKVCLLAEKPRIPPMYFVALGISVTWLIILKFCIIYLLTTGVGVWGNMSPVFWGWPIVNFVFWVGIGHAGTLISAILFLFRQNWRTGINRAAEAMTIFAVVCAGLFPGIHIGRVWFAYWLFPLPNTMLLWPQFRSPLLWDVFAVSTYATVSLLFWYMGMIPDLATFRDRATSRVRQIFYGVLSLGWTGSARNWSRYEKAYLLLAALATPLVLSVHTIVSFDFAVSQLPGWHTTIFPPYFVAGAVFSGFAMVATLLVPARVLCGLEEIITIRHLENMCKIMLATGTIVGYAYAMEFFIAWYGGNPYEQFAFVNRAFGPYWWAYWTMVSCNVISPQFFWIKWCRTTPWFMVIICIFINIGMWFERFVITVTSLSRDFLPSSWGYFKPTMIDVLMLIGSFGLFFTLFLLFCRFLPVVAMAEVKSVMPPHSDDYPEQVYDQVH, from the coding sequence ATGGCCTCCATTTCGATCGATCCTTGCGACAATACGCTGGAAACCCCTGGTCAACGGGCTGCCCTGGTGACTGGGAGTAACACGTATCAAAGTGTGACAGATAAGGTCTGTCTCCTGGCAGAAAAGCCGCGGATCCCTCCAATGTATTTTGTGGCATTGGGGATTTCAGTCACCTGGCTGATAATCCTGAAGTTCTGCATCATTTATCTGCTCACGACTGGTGTCGGAGTCTGGGGGAACATGTCTCCGGTGTTCTGGGGCTGGCCGATTGTGAACTTTGTGTTCTGGGTTGGTATTGGTCATGCGGGAACGTTGATTTCAGCAATTTTGTTCCTGTTTCGACAGAACTGGCGAACGGGAATTAACCGAGCAGCAGAAGCGATGACAATTTTTGCTGTCGTTTGTGCGGGATTGTTTCCGGGGATTCACATTGGTCGTGTCTGGTTTGCGTACTGGTTGTTTCCGCTTCCGAACACCATGTTACTTTGGCCACAGTTTCGAAGTCCTCTGTTATGGGACGTTTTTGCCGTCTCAACATATGCGACCGTCTCGTTGCTCTTCTGGTACATGGGAATGATTCCCGATCTGGCAACTTTCCGGGATCGTGCGACCAGTAGAGTTCGGCAAATTTTCTACGGCGTGTTGTCGCTGGGTTGGACTGGTTCGGCTCGTAACTGGAGTCGCTATGAAAAGGCCTATCTACTGCTGGCTGCACTGGCAACACCACTGGTGTTGAGTGTTCATACTATCGTGAGTTTCGACTTTGCCGTTTCTCAGTTGCCTGGCTGGCACACAACGATTTTCCCTCCGTATTTCGTCGCTGGTGCGGTTTTCAGTGGGTTTGCCATGGTGGCCACTCTGCTGGTTCCTGCCCGTGTTCTTTGCGGACTTGAAGAGATTATTACCATCCGCCACCTGGAGAACATGTGCAAGATCATGCTCGCAACCGGGACGATTGTCGGCTATGCCTACGCGATGGAATTCTTTATTGCCTGGTATGGCGGTAATCCTTACGAGCAGTTTGCCTTTGTGAACCGAGCTTTCGGGCCTTACTGGTGGGCCTACTGGACGATGGTCTCCTGCAATGTTATCAGTCCGCAATTCTTCTGGATCAAATGGTGTCGGACAACACCCTGGTTCATGGTGATTATCTGTATCTTTATCAATATCGGGATGTGGTTTGAGCGATTTGTGATTACGGTCACTTCACTTAGCCGCGACTTTCTGCCGTCGAGCTGGGGATATTTCAAGCCGACAATGATTGACGTCCTGATGCTGATCGGAAGTTTTGGGTTGTTCTTCACTCTGTTCCTGCTCTTCTGTCGGTTCTTACCGGTGGTCGCGATGGCGGAAGTGAAATCTGTAATGCCCCCCCATTCCGATGATTACCCGGAACAGGTTTACGATCAGGTTCATTGA
- a CDS encoding TAT-variant-translocated molybdopterin oxidoreductase — protein sequence MAKYWRSLEEYYEQPSFREYLEREFPVAASILPEGVSRRRWLQVMGASLTMAGAAGCHWEDEKVAEYVQRPVNRAPGVPVKYATLLERSGVAYGVLATSYDGRPIKIDVNREHPQGFVGTDGFIQGSVLQLYDPDRIAREPATGKHNNLYDPRQDAVLREQASSGRKARTWEQFEAFAKTWLKGAQASGGAGVFVLSDANSSPSAERLKGEFQQLLPTSEWVEYVPSSRDNELLGAELALGSRLRLRYDISKADVIVGLDSDLLDFHPDALRHMSEWANRRVPEDGEMNRTYAVESCYSTLGQSADHRFPLASSQIGAFVAELKDALQSSMNGAPQSSTEAEADPKRAVLDAIVDDLVSHKGRSILTAGPGQPAEVHAACLQLNALLGNLGETITAIAAPGADRLSHAQGLQGLVEALKAGSVKTLIVLGGNPVYNVPAELGLGELIAKVPVSMRLGQYDDETAEKCQWYLPEAHDLEAWGDGRSWDGTVGIRQPLITPFHKGVSEAELLALLMQQEVRSGQDIVRQTISTLKSGMTQRDWDRYVHDGFVGETALTAIASPQVSAQLDSTLADWFESVSSASSENSAPEAEVVYLLDDTIYDGRYGNNAWLQETPGALTKLTWDNVATIGPKTAKKLGVKDGDLISISRGDHTITIPVFQLPGMAENTYGVNLGYGRTLAGHVGGCELDGVEPVGVSAWKLMSSAATGFDSSVSVSAAGGDFLLATTQSHWAIDVAGMNEIGKRVGALVREGTITEFEEHPDFVEHRTHMPERIESLWKAREWTGEYQWGMSIDLARCIGCNACTVACQSENNIPVVGKDQVSRGREMHWIRIDRYFVGDPDQPENMGVSTQPVTCQQCENAPCEQVCPVAATVHSEEGLNDMAYNRCIGTRYCANNCPYKVRRFNYYSNAIPMMKPERELVQLTMNPEVTIRSRGVMEKCTYCVQRIQNTKITAKNNRRRVKDGEIESACQEACPTNAIIFGDLKDSESQVSKNQANPRSYALLGELNVRPRTQYLGRVRNPHPSLAGHYYLQPGSSHGHDDAHGEHDDAHGGDAHGEEHHEHGAHPGEEHTTSHGDAGHSKPVETSTAPASTSE from the coding sequence ATGGCGAAATATTGGCGAAGTCTGGAAGAATACTACGAGCAGCCCTCGTTTCGGGAATATCTGGAGCGGGAGTTTCCCGTTGCGGCCTCTATTTTGCCAGAAGGTGTTTCCCGCCGTCGCTGGTTGCAGGTGATGGGGGCTTCGCTCACGATGGCAGGTGCGGCTGGTTGCCATTGGGAAGACGAAAAAGTTGCTGAGTACGTCCAGCGTCCCGTGAATCGAGCGCCTGGTGTTCCTGTGAAATATGCAACTTTGCTGGAGCGATCCGGTGTTGCCTATGGAGTTCTGGCGACTTCTTATGATGGTCGACCGATCAAGATTGATGTAAATCGCGAACATCCTCAGGGGTTTGTGGGGACGGATGGTTTTATTCAGGGAAGTGTGCTTCAGCTTTACGATCCCGATCGAATCGCTCGCGAGCCCGCAACTGGCAAGCACAATAATCTGTATGATCCCCGTCAGGATGCTGTTCTGCGGGAACAAGCATCTTCCGGTCGAAAGGCTCGGACCTGGGAGCAGTTTGAGGCTTTTGCAAAAACTTGGCTCAAGGGTGCTCAGGCGAGCGGCGGAGCAGGCGTATTTGTGCTCAGTGATGCTAATTCATCCCCATCGGCGGAGCGCCTCAAGGGTGAGTTTCAGCAGTTGTTGCCGACTTCAGAGTGGGTGGAATATGTTCCTTCTTCCCGTGATAACGAGTTGCTCGGGGCAGAACTCGCGCTGGGGAGTCGATTACGGCTTCGTTATGATATTTCCAAGGCTGATGTGATTGTTGGTCTGGATTCCGATTTGCTTGATTTTCACCCTGATGCATTGCGTCATATGAGTGAGTGGGCGAATCGCAGGGTGCCTGAAGATGGTGAAATGAACCGGACTTATGCAGTGGAGAGTTGTTATTCCACGCTGGGGCAATCGGCAGATCACCGCTTCCCGCTGGCCTCTTCTCAGATTGGGGCATTTGTCGCTGAGCTGAAGGATGCATTGCAGAGTTCAATGAATGGGGCACCTCAGTCCTCGACAGAGGCCGAGGCAGATCCTAAGCGTGCCGTACTGGATGCGATTGTCGATGATCTTGTCAGCCACAAAGGGCGATCAATTCTCACTGCCGGTCCTGGTCAGCCTGCTGAGGTGCACGCGGCTTGTTTGCAGTTGAATGCACTTTTAGGGAATCTTGGGGAGACAATTACCGCGATTGCTGCTCCCGGGGCTGATCGTCTGTCGCATGCTCAAGGTTTGCAGGGTCTCGTAGAGGCTTTAAAGGCTGGGAGTGTCAAAACATTGATCGTGCTGGGTGGAAACCCGGTTTATAATGTTCCAGCAGAGTTGGGGCTTGGCGAGCTGATTGCCAAGGTTCCCGTCTCGATGCGGTTGGGGCAATACGATGACGAGACCGCTGAGAAGTGTCAGTGGTATTTGCCGGAAGCTCATGATCTCGAAGCTTGGGGTGATGGGCGAAGCTGGGATGGAACAGTCGGGATTCGCCAGCCTCTGATCACACCATTTCACAAGGGAGTGAGCGAAGCTGAGTTACTGGCCCTGCTTATGCAGCAGGAGGTTCGTAGCGGACAGGATATTGTTCGCCAGACGATAAGCACTCTAAAATCGGGCATGACTCAGCGAGACTGGGACCGATATGTTCACGATGGCTTTGTTGGTGAGACTGCATTGACGGCAATTGCCAGTCCGCAGGTCTCCGCTCAGTTAGATTCCACGCTTGCTGACTGGTTTGAGTCAGTCAGCTCTGCCTCTTCAGAAAACAGCGCACCTGAAGCCGAAGTGGTTTATCTGCTGGACGATACAATTTACGATGGCCGTTACGGTAACAATGCCTGGCTGCAGGAAACACCTGGGGCCTTAACGAAGTTGACTTGGGATAATGTGGCGACGATCGGCCCGAAAACTGCCAAGAAACTTGGAGTTAAAGATGGCGATCTGATTTCTATCTCCCGTGGCGATCATACGATCACGATTCCTGTATTTCAGTTGCCTGGCATGGCAGAAAATACTTACGGAGTGAATCTGGGTTACGGTCGAACGTTAGCTGGCCATGTTGGTGGTTGTGAGTTGGATGGTGTTGAGCCTGTCGGTGTGAGTGCCTGGAAGTTGATGTCTTCAGCTGCCACTGGCTTTGATTCCTCAGTATCGGTTTCAGCAGCTGGCGGAGACTTCCTGCTGGCGACCACTCAGTCCCATTGGGCCATTGATGTTGCCGGGATGAATGAGATTGGAAAGAGGGTAGGGGCCCTGGTTCGTGAAGGAACCATAACGGAATTTGAAGAGCATCCCGATTTCGTCGAACATCGCACGCATATGCCAGAGCGTATTGAATCGCTATGGAAGGCACGGGAGTGGACGGGAGAGTATCAATGGGGGATGTCAATTGATCTGGCGCGTTGCATCGGTTGTAATGCCTGCACAGTTGCCTGTCAGTCTGAAAATAATATTCCCGTCGTTGGGAAAGATCAGGTTTCTCGCGGACGCGAAATGCATTGGATTCGCATCGACCGTTACTTTGTCGGCGATCCCGATCAGCCAGAAAATATGGGCGTTTCGACTCAACCAGTGACGTGTCAGCAGTGTGAAAATGCACCGTGCGAGCAGGTCTGCCCAGTCGCCGCAACTGTTCACAGTGAAGAGGGCTTGAATGATATGGCGTACAACCGCTGTATCGGAACCCGCTATTGTGCGAACAACTGTCCTTACAAAGTGCGTCGCTTCAATTATTACAGTAATGCCATTCCGATGATGAAGCCGGAGCGGGAGCTGGTTCAGTTAACGATGAATCCTGAAGTGACGATTCGCAGTCGTGGTGTGATGGAGAAGTGTACTTACTGTGTCCAGCGAATTCAGAACACGAAAATCACGGCGAAAAACAACCGTCGGCGAGTGAAAGATGGCGAAATTGAATCCGCCTGTCAGGAAGCCTGCCCGACCAATGCGATTATCTTCGGGGATCTCAAAGATTCAGAGAGTCAAGTCTCGAAGAATCAGGCGAATCCACGATCATACGCCTTGCTCGGTGAGTTGAATGTGAGGCCAAGAACTCAGTATCTGGGACGTGTTCGAAATCCTCATCCCTCACTGGCAGGTCATTATTATCTGCAACCGGGTAGTAGTCATGGGCACGATGATGCACATGGCGAGCACGATGATGCACACGGTGGCGATGCACACGGGGAAGAGCATCACGAGCATGGTGCCCATCCTGGGGAAGAGCACACCACTAGCCATGGTGACGCAGGGCATAGCAAGCCGGTTGAAACCTCGACCGCACCTGCATCCACTTCTGAGTAG